The Pirellulales bacterium genomic sequence CACGGCATGATCGTGGTGGGCGTGCCCTATTCCGAGCCGGGACTATCGAACATGAACGAGATCACCGGCGGCACCCCTTATGGCGCCACCACGCTCGCCGGCGCCGATGGCAGCCGCCAGCCGAGCGAGAACGAACTAAGCATCGCGCGGTTTCAGGGCCGGCACGTTGCCGAGATCACCAAGCGGCTAGTGGGCTGAACCGTTACAGTTTGGCCATTTCGCCCAACAGCGCCAGCGCCTGCGCGCGGATCTTTGGTTCGGCGTCGACGGCCAGAAAGCTGGACCGCGCACGCCACGTTTCGTAACCCCCCAGCGCGTGATGCTCCGGCGTCGGCAAATAGCCCGCGTAGTCGTTGGCCAACGAAATGACGAAGGTGGGCTTGAGCGGGCTTTCGGCCTTGATGGCCAGTCCGGTCTCGACAAACACCTCGCACGGGATGGCGGCGATGCCCAGTTCGCCAATCCGCAGCGCTTGCACCGGCAGGTCGATGGTCGGCGGCAGATCCTTCATGGCCACGGTTTCGCCGGCGTAAATTTCTTCCAGCGTGCCCAGTTGTTCGCCCTTGGCCTGCGACAAAATGAACTGGGCGCGCTTCACGTCGTCGGTGGTCGGCAGCCGGCGGCCGAGCGTCAGCCGCGCCTCGCGGCTATCGAGCGCGGCGTGGTCGTGGAACTGCACGCTTTGATAGGCCGCGGCCACTTTCTCGGCGGCGCGATCGGCCACCATCATCAGTTGTCCGTAGGGGGGCTGCTGCGGTCGCGCCTCGCGAAAATTGATGTTGTTAATATTGCCGCTCGTGCCATTGGACATGATGCCGACAAACGGCGGATCGCGATGCTCGGCGGCCAGTCGATGGCGGATGCGGTTGGCGAACGCGCCGTAGTAATCGGCCGAGACGTACGTGCCCGGCACGTCCCCCGCATAGTGCAGCGAGTAGTTGGCGAATAGCGCCAACGGTTGATCGTCGGTGCCCTTGAGCGCGATGAAAGAAATCTCCGGATCGGTCGGTCCTGCTGGCTCGACGAGGTTGGGGCTGCCGACCCCCGGGTTCATCTGCACCTGATCGGTCTGGCCGAACGGGTTGGGCGGTATGACCCCCGACTTCATCTTCCAGCGGCGGTTGAACACCTGATCCGCCAGTTCGGCGCGGCCCCAGCCGATCTTGGCCGGCGCCAGGTTGTTGACGGCGCGGGCGATGCCGTCCCCGATCCGCAGCGCCAGAAACTCCAAATACTCCTCCGACGGCTCGCTTTGAAACACCGGCGCGGCGGTCGGCGCGCTATGCGTGTGCGTGGCCGACACCAGGATGCGATCGAGCGGCATCCCGCACAGTTCGTGAGCATGGTGCTTGCCCGCTTCGATGACGGCGCCGGGGAGCATGCAGCTATCGCAAACGACCAGGGCCAGCCGATCGTCGCCGTCGTCAAGCACCAACGCGCGGGCGTGCAGTTCGTCGTGAATGTGGGTCGCCGCTCGGTCGTGCATGCCGCCGTTGAGCGACGTGCCGATCGGCGGGGTGATGTTGCTGGTGGCGGCGCCGGCGCGAAAGGTTTTCATAGCGGAAGACTTCTCGATGGGTGACGGAACCTTTCGACGCATCATAGCACCGCGGCCTGGAGACCACATTACCGCCGCGCCTAAGCTTATACCTTGAAGGCAGGATGGCCACTTTCGCCTATGACCGTGGTTGGCCACTTCTCAGCCAATATTGCAACTATTTCGCAGGCTCCGTGCAAAGTGTAATGATTGGGACTACAATGCCGGCGCGTGGCTCAAACTAAGTCAGGTCCAAATGGACCAATTTGCGGCCGGTGTGAACTATGCACCGATCCTGCGCACTAGCGTTCGTGTACGCCCTGTTGTGCCTAACGCTGCTCGCCGGAATTTGCCAGGCGGCGCCAACCGCGAAGCTCGAATTCATGGGCGACGCTTTGTCCGGCAACCGCAAGTGGTCGCTATTCATCGACCCCGACGAAACGCTGTATACCGGAGGAAGCCCGCTAGCCGTTGAAATCGCGGTGCTGGTCCAGTTCCCGCCAGTTTCAGCAACCACCGTCAACTCAACGATCTGGGACACTCCAAATCCCGGCAACAATCCCTTTGCCGGGACCATCACCAACGGACTTTGGAGCAGTACGGATGAAGGTGTGACCACACTCTTTGCTTCCTTTGGCAGCATCATTCTCCATGAGGGGGGGCCGGTGGAACTGCTCAGTTTCGAGACAGCCGCCGGCTTGTGGACAACGAAGTTGAGTTGGGGACAGGCCGCGTCTGGTAGCCCTGTCTATGGAGCGGTGATCTCGCAACTTGTCGGGCAAAACGCGGTGAGCTTCGCTGGCCAGACCGGTGTCGTCGGCCTGCCGGGCGATGCCAACTTCGATGGTTTCGTCAATGGCAGCGACTACACTATTTGGGCAGACAACTTTCAGCTCACCGGTCGGTCTTGGACCGATGCTGATTTCAATGGAGACGGAGTGACGGATGGCGCCGACTACACCCTATGGGCAGACAACTTTCAGCCGGTCGCAACGGCGGCGATTGCCGTGCCCGAGCCGGCCGCGCAATCGCTAGTGGCCGCGGGGTGTCTGGTCGCTTGCGTTCACGCGGTCAGCGCTCGGCGGCGGCGAAAGGCTCGTAGCGCCAGTCGCAGCGCCGTGTAAAGCGCCGCGCTACCGACCGAAGTGACTGCGATCCACGGCAGCACGGCGACTAGGGCGATGAGTCCCCCTTCGGCCGTCGATTTGAGCAGCGCGAGCGAACCCTCCAGCGCGCGACGAATACGAGTGGCGAACGTCGGCGCCTGCGGCGGCTGATAGTCGCGAATCTCTTGGATGGTGATCGAAACCGTCGTTAGCGACACCAGATCGGTGAGCACGCGCATGCGGCCTTGCATCCGTTCCAACTCCTCGCGCACGCGCGACAGCTCGCGCTCGATGGCGATCACGTCTTCCAACTTGCCCGGCCGCTCTTCGAGCAGCGTGAGCAGGCGTGCTTCTTCTTTGGTCTTGTTGCGAATCCGCGCTTCGACGTCGTAATACTCCTCACTGGCGTCTTGCGATGAGACGCCCGCGCTGACCAATTCGCCCATCCCCTTGGCGGCGTTGCAAAACTCTTCGAAGCGGGCGACCGGTATCCGAACCTTCCAGAACGCCTGGCGATTGGCGCCCGTCTCACCGCTTTGGCGCGAATCGGCGACATAGCCGTCGTGCTGCTTGACCAGATCGATCACGCGCTGCGGCACGCCAGTGAGGTTCTCGACGACTAGCTCGATGTTGGCGGAGTAGATGATTTTGCGAGCTAGGCCAGTGGCAGTGCTCGCCGCGCCGCCCCCAGTCATTCCGTCGCCGGGGATACCGCCGGTTTGTGACTCGTCGCGCGGAGCGGCCGCCGATTGCGGTGCGGCCTGATACGCCTCCTTGGAGGCCAGCGCCTCGCGCGTGGGTGGTTCGACATCGACCATTTGTTGGGAACAACCTGCCAGCGCGACTAGCGGCAACAGTAGCAGCACAAAACGACGATCCAGAAGATCACCAATGGGGTACATAAAACGGCGCTCCGCGAGAGTCGCGGCGTCCGCCATGGGCGCCGCTATGTGAGTTCGACGCGGCGAGCCGGGCGAAAGTTCCGCGGCGCGGAACCAAGGTAGCGATTGTTGGCGCCATGTCGCGGCCGGCTCGCTATCTATAAGATGGCGCCGGGCGAACAAATATTCCGCGGCGCTGTCACCATGGACTTGAATGAAATCGCCGACAAGCAGCCAGAGGCCGCCCGTTGGCAAGCGCGCGGGTTGGTGCTGTCGGCCGCCATCTTGTGGAGCACCAGCGGCCTGTTTGTGAAGGCGCCCTACTTTGCGGGCTGGCCGGGACCTGTGCTGGCGTTCTGGCGCGCGCTGTTCGCCTGCGTGGTGCTGTTGCCGCTGGTGCGCCAGGCGCGCTGGAGTTGGAAGCTGCTGCCGATGACCGCGCTGTTCGCGGGCATGAATTACGCGTACCTGTCGGCCATGGCCGAGGGTTCGGCGGCGAACGCCATTTGGCTGCAATGCACCGCGCCGGTGTGGGTGCTGCTGGTGGGAGTGTTCGTGTTTGGCGAGCGCGCCATTTGGCGCGATTGGCTGCTGGTGGCGTTTGTGGCGGCGGGTGTTGGCGTGATCTTGTTCTACGAGTCGCGTGGCGCCGATCTGGCGGCCTCGGGCTGGGGTTTGGCGTCCGGCTTCTTTTATGCCGGTGTGGTGCTGTCGCTGCGGCAGTTGCGGGCATTCCACCCGGTTTGGCTCTCGGCGCTCAATCATCTGGTCACCGTGGCCGTGCTCGCGCCGTGGGCGCTGAAGGGCGACCATGTTCCCAGCGGCATTCAATGGGCGCTACTGGCGGGGCTGGGCATCCTGCAGATGGGGTTGCCGTATGTGCTGTTCACTCAGGGGCTGCGGCGGATCGCCGGCCACGAGGCGACCGGCATCGGCATGTTGGAGCCGCTGTTGATTCCGCTCTGGGTCTATCTGGCCTGGGGGCAGCGCCCGGCCTGGTGGACCGTGCTGGGAGGCGGGCTGATCCTGGTTGGGCTCGCCATCCGCTACAGTCAGCCGGCGCCAGCGGCCGACGCCTTGCCCGACGAGCCGGCGCCGTTGTCCGCGTAAAGCCGATGGGGACACCGTCGCGCCTATATAAATGGACAGAATTCGTACCAAGCGGGGGCAATCGCGAGTTGCCTTTGCTAATCATTGGCGCGCAATATTGGCGCAAGTGCTTTTAATTGTGGATGTTACGGTCCAGTCGCTACGTGGCGAATAGGGCCGAATTGGGTTGACTGGCCGCTCATTCATCAATTAGGCTGCATGCGTTGTGCCGCCACAGGTTCTGGCGCAACGGTAGCGCATTCCAGGAGGGAACGCGCCGCACGACCAACCTACCCCCCCAACCTGCCACGCCTGCCTGAATAAAGTTGTCGATCCGTTGTCTTTGCGCCTCGTCGTGAAGCGACCGCGAGCAGCACGCCCCCCAGACGGCCAACTCGTGCCGCGACGACCGCGCCCTTCCCAACCCTGCCCACCGTGCGCGATTCGACTATGGAAGCCGGCGAAATATTGCTTTCGAAAGGTCTGCTGGACCAGCGCCAGCTTCAGATTGCGCGCGACTCGCAAGGCGCCGCGGCGCGCCTCGATCAGGCCGCGGTGCAACTGGGGTTTGTCACCGAGCAGCAGGCGCTGGAGGCCCTGGCCGACGCGCTGGGCTTTGAGTTTGTCGACCTGCGCACCTACGAAGTCAACTTGGAGCTGTTGACCAGCTTTCCGGCCAAGTTGATCCATCGTCACGCTATTTTCCCACTGCGCGCCGAGGGGGAGTCGCTGGTGGTCGCCACCAGTGATCCCTTCGATCTGTACGCCTTGGACGAAGCGGCTGCCGCCGCCGGCCAGAGCATCTTGCCCGCCTTGGCCGTGTCGGACGAGATCGCCAAGCTCGTCAAGACGCACCTGGGTCTGGCAGGCGAAACGATCGAAGGGCTGCTCGCGCAGCGGCTCGAACAGGGCCAGGTGGAGGTGCTGGAAGAGCTGGAGCTAGACGGCTCGGAAGAAGGCCAAGCCGCGCAAGAAGCGTCGGTGGTGCGGTTGGTGAACGAGATTCTGGTCGAGGCGGTGCAGGCGCGCGCCAGCGATATCCACATCGAGGCGCAGGCCGCCGGCATGAAGATTCGCTACCGCATCGACGGCGTGCTGCAAACGCAGCCCGCGCCGCCGGAGATCAATCATTTTCAAGCGTCGATCGTGAGTCGCTTGAAGATCATGGCGCACTTGAACATCGCCGAAAAACGGTTGCCGCAAGACGGGCGCATCAAGCTGAAGGTGGCCGGGCGCGAGGTGGACGTGCGCGTGTCGATCATCCCAATGCTGCACGGCGAGAGCATCGTCATGCGCGTGCTCGACAAGGATCGGATGTCGTTCAGCCTGCGCGGCATCGGCATGGATGAAGACATTTATTTGCAGTTCGCCGAGTTGATCAAACTGCCGCACGGCATTGTGCTGGTCACCGGCCCCACCGGCTCTGGCAAGACGACCACCCTCTATAGCGCCCTCAATGAGATCAAAAGCGAAGGCACCAAGATCATCACCACCGAGGACCCGGTTGAGTATCAACTGCCGGGCATCAATCAGATTCAGGTGCATACCAAAATCGGTCTGACGTTCGCCGCGTCGCTGCGCGGCATTTTGCGGCACGATCCCGACGTGGTGCTGGTGGGCGAAATCCGCGATTTGGAAACGGCCGAGAACGCCGTGCAGGCGTCGCTCACGGGGCATTTGGTGTTCAGCACGCTGCACACCAACGACGCGGCCGGCGCCTACATGCGACTGTCCGATATGGGAGTCGAGCCGTTTCTGGTCGCCAGCACCGTGGAAGGGGTGATGGCGCAGCGCCTGGTGCGCACGCTCTGCAAGCACTGCAAACAGCCGCAGACGATCGACGCCGATAGTCTGCCCGCCGATTTTCCTTGGGACGAATACCACCAGCGCGGCGAGCCGATCTTCGCCCCGGTGGGCTGCAAAGAGTGTCGCGGCACGGGCTATGCCGGCCGCGTGGGCCTGTATGAATTGCTGGTGACCAACGACGAAATTCGCTCTTTGGCCAACGAGCGGATCAGTTCGCAAAAACTCAAGGCCGCCGCCGTGCGCGGCGGTATGAAGACGTTACGCCAAAACGGCTGGCGCAAAGTGCTCGAGGGGCGCACCAGCGTCGACGAGACGATGCGCGTGGCCAAGGCCGATTGACCTGTTTCGCTTTTTCCAACGCGCCCCTGTGGCGCCGCTTCCGCATGCCAGAGTTTGCTTACATCGCCCGCAACGCCTCCGGCCAGGAGATCACTGGCGCCTTGACCGCGCAAAGCGAGCGCGAGGTGCTGGCGCATCTGGGAGAGCGCGCGCTGTTTCCGGTGAAGGTGACAGCGGGCAAGCCGGCCCGCGCGTGGACCGGCGGCAAGGCAAAGCGGGTCAAGCCGCAGATGCTGGCGATGACGCTGGCGCAAATGGGCGACTTGCTCGCCAGCGGCGTGCCGATGCTGCGCTCGCTCGACGTGTTGTCTAAGCAGGCGTCGAATCCGGTGCTCAAAGAGGTGTTGTCCGACGTGCGCGCGCAGGTGGCGGAAGGCGCCACGCTCGACGCGGCCTTGGCCCGTCATCCGCTGGTGTTCACCGAACTGACGGTGAGCATGGTGCGCGCCGGCGGCGAGGGCGGCTTCTTGGAGGATGTGCTCAAGCGCACGGCGGGCTTTATCGAGCAGCAAGAGGATCTCAAGGGGCGCGTGATTGGCGCAGCCACCTATCCCACGCTGCTGGCGATCGCCGGCTTCACGGCGACCACCGTGCTGATTGTGTTCTTCGTGCCCAAATTCGCCGAGATGTTCGATCGGCTCAAGCAACAGGGAGAATTGCCGTTGGCGACCACGCTGCTGCTGTCGCTGAGCGACCTGTTGCGAGCGTACGGCTTGTTTATCGTGGCGGCGCTGGTGGGCCTGGGCCTCTGGGCCCGCAAGCAGTTGCACACCGATCGCGGTCGCGTCTTTTGGGACGGCTTGCGCATCAAAGCGCCGGTGGCGGGCAAGATCATTCTCAACTTGGCGGTGTCGCGCTTTTGCCGCGTGCTGGGAACGCTGCTCCAAAACGGTGTGCCGATCTTGCGGTCGCTGGAGATCAGCAGCGACTCGACCGGCAACCGCGTGCTGTCGGCCGCCATTCAACAGGCCGGGTCGAACATCTCGTCGGGCCAGTCGCTGGCCAAGCCGCTGGCCGCCAGCGGGCTGTTTCCGCAAACGGTGGTTGAGATGATCAGCGTGGCGGAAGAATCGAATAACTTGGAAAACGTGCTGGTCGGCATCGCCGACGGCCTGGATCGTCGGACCGAGCGACAACTCGACCTGATGGTGCGCTTGCTGGAGCCCGCCATGCTGTTGGTGATGGCGGTGGTGATTTTGTTTGTGGTGGTCGCGCTCTTGCTGCCGGTGATGCAGATGAGCGCGGCGATGGGATAGAGCGTTTTGTTCACAGTCAACTCGCATTTTTTGTTAGGAGAACGACCAATGAAAAACCGACCGTCGCAGCGACGCGGCTTCACGTTGATGGAGCTGCTATTGGTGATGGCGATTCTCGTCATCTTGTTGGGTCTGGTGGCCCCGCGATTCATGGGCACGCAGAAGAAGGCCAACATCAATGCGGCCAAGTCGCAAATTGGCCTCTTCAAGAGCCCGCTGGAAATGTACGTGCTCGACATGCAGAGCTATCCCACCACGGAACAAGGGATCATCAGTCTCACCGAGGCGCCCGGCGACTTGGAGAATCCCAAGCAGTGGAAAGGTCCGTACCTCGATTCGGAAATCCCCAAGGATCCGTGGCAGCACGACTATCAATACGCCTTCCCGCCGACGCACAACAAGGAGTTTCCCGATATCTGGTCGTTTGGACCGGATGGCGAAGACGGCACGGAAGACGATATTGGCAACTGGAAGGAAGAGGCGGAAGAGGGTGGCGAGTCGGCAACGTGATCGCCAGCGCAAAGCCTGCTCGTTCGCCGCGCCAGTGGCTGGCGCGCCGTGCTCACGCGGCGCGCATCATGGCGATGCCGCGCGCCCGGCAAGGATTCACGCTGCTCGAGCTAATGCTGGTGCTGGGGTTGATTGTGGCGATTGGCGGATTGAGCTGGCCCGCGCTGCGCGGGCCGCTCGCCAATCAGCGCTTGCACGCAGCAGCGAAGCAGGTGCGCGTGGAGCTAGCCCGCGCGCGGCTGGCCGCCATCGAGGCGGGGGAGGCACAGCGGTTTCAATTTGTGCCCACTGGCAGCACGTATCGGGTGGGGGTGGATCGTGTGTTGCTCGCGCCGGCCGATGGCTCGCAAGGGGCCGACGACAATGGGCCGCGCTTGACCGCCGACGGCAGTGAATCTGCGCCGACGGAATTGGCGCCCGAAGCGGCTGAGCCGCAGCGCTGGAACGAGTTCGAACTGCCCGAAGGAGTGAAGTTCGCCGAATTGCCAGTGGAGCAGATCGCCGCGCCCACCGCGCAGCCGCTCGCGCCTCCCAGCGTGGAAGAGGAACTAGACCCGACGGCGATTGGTCAGGCCTGGGCGCCGCCGATTGTGTTTCAACCCGATGGCACGACGCAGAACGCCGAACTATCGCTGCAGAATGAACGCGGCATGCGGATCGCGGTTCGCCTGCGTGGACTGACCGGCGGCGCCGTGCTTGGCCCGTTGGAATTGGTGGAAGACGATCCGCTGGCGCCAACGCAACCGGCGCCAGACGAAGCCGCGGCGGAGCCGGCGCCATGAACACGCGGCGGCGAGGGTTTTCGCTCATCGAGGTGCTGCTGGCCAGCGCCATCTTGATGGGCGCCATCGTCGTGTTGGGTGAGTTGGTCCGCCTGGGCAATCGCAGCGCGCGCGCCGCGCGTGACGAAGCGACGGCGCAACTGCTCTGCGAATCGAAGATGGCCGAGATTGTTGCCGGCGTCGAACCGATCGCCGAAGTCGCCGAAACGCCGCTGATCGACTCGCCGGGCTGGCTCTACTCGGTCGCCGCGCTGCCGCTGGGACAACCCGGGCTGACCTCGATCGTGGTGACGGTACGGCAAGACTTGCCCCCCGAGCGCCGTCCGGTCGAGTATCGACTGACGCGATGGCAGTTCCAAGGGCGACCAGCCAATGCGACGGGCGACCCCTCGGAAACCGATTCGCAGATGCGCGGCCTCGATCCGCTGGCGTCGCCTCCGTCCTCGCCGCCTGCGCCACCTCCAATGGGAGGGCTGCCATGATCGCGCGCCGCGGTTTCACGCTGCTCGAAGTGATGTTGGCCATGTTATTGTCGACGGCGCTATTGGCCGGGCTGTGGACGGCGATGAGTCTGCACCTCAAGGCGTTCGACACCGGGCGGATGGAAGTCGAACAGACGCAACTGGTGCGAGCGCTGTTGCAAAAGATCGCCACTGACCTGCGGCGCACCGTGCCCGACGTGCCGACGCCGGCGACCAGCGGCGGCGCAGCGCCAGCGGCCGATCCATTGCATCCGCTGACAGCGACACCCGGCGGCGCGACTCCATTGCCGAACGGGACAAGTCCCACGGGGGTGGCGCCGGCGCCAACGGCAACAGCGCCAATAACAACTGCGAGCAGCGCGCCGGCATCCACTCGGGCGTCACAGCAACCTGCGCCCATGTCGACGCCGCTGGGCACGCCTGCGGGAGGCTCGGCCACGGCTGGCGCGCCGACGATGGCTGGTAGCTCAAGTGTCGCGCATGGGGCGCCGCAAGATCTGGCCAGTTTGGTGGGCACATCGCGGCAGCTTCGCCTGCGCGTCAGTCAGCCCAGCGATGCGCCCGACCTGTTGGATGTAAGTGATGGCGTCTCGGAGACGCAGGTGCGTCTGCCAGACGACTTGACGACCGTTTTTTACTGGCTGGCGCAGGGCGCCGGCGAGCAGCCGGCGACGACCATGGCCGAGATGCCGCAAGGCGATGCACTACTGCAGCACGATGGGGCTTGGCTGCGGCCACCCAGTTTGGAGAACAGTCCCAACGCCGCGCTGGCCGCCGAAGGCGCCACCGATGAAGACCAATGGCAAATCTGGTTCGACCGCGCTGAGATGCCGGCGGAGGAGCAGCGAACCGATCCGGCGCTGATTATGGCGACCGAGGTGCAAGGCCTGCGATTTCGCTATCTGGCCGATGGCGCGTGGCACGACGCCTGGAACAGCGCCGAGCGCGGTGGGCTCCCCGCTGCTGTGGAGATTTCGCTCTTGTTGCGAAAAGAGACTTCGGCCGTTGAATCCGCGCTGCCAATTACCGAGGAGCCGACAGAAGAGATTCGCCCAGACTTTCGACTCGTCGTGCTGTTGCCGACCACACCCGCCAAAGCGCCGCCTGCCTCCACTGCGTTGCCGAATCCCGCCGCGCCAACACCGGCAGTGCAGCCGGCCACCCCGCCCGCGCACCCCTTGCCTCCGGTGACGCCGCCTCCCAAACTGCCGTCGCGCAACTATCGAGAGGGGGGGCTATGAACGATAAAGTCTCGCCTGCCCGTCAGCCGCGCGGCGGGTTTGTGCTGGTGGTGGTGCTCATTGTCATTGCGATGCTCAGTTTTGGCGGCTACGCCTTTAGCGAGTTGATGCTCGCCGAGCACAAGGCCGCGCGCTTGCAGGGCGAAAGTGTCCAAGCGCGGGCATTGGCGCAGTCGGGGGTCGAGTTGGCCAGCGCCTACCTTTCGTTGCCGGCCAAGGAGCGGCAGGAGTTTGGCGGCCATCTGCAAAATCCGGAGCGCTTTCAAGGCGTGTTGGTGATGGGGGGAGAGGCCGGAGAGCGCGTCGGGCGGGTGACATTGATCGCGCCGCCGCGCGTGGAAGAGACGCCGCCGAAGCTGCGTTTTGGCTTGGCGACGGAATCGTCGCGCCTGAATTTAGCGACGCTGCTCGACTGGGAGGCCGCGCAGCCTGGCGCGGCCCGCGCCGCGCTGTTGAACTTGCCCGCCATGACCGAAGACCTGGCCGACGCAATCTTGGATTGGATCGACGCGGACGACGCGCCGCGCGAGTTTGGGGCGGAGAGTGAGCACTACGACAAGCTAGAGCCGGCATACAGCCCGCCTAACCGCGTGCCAGCCACATTGGACGAACTATTGTGGGTGCGCGGCGTGACGCGGGCGCTGCTCTACGGCGAAGACCGCAACCGCAACGGCTATGTCGATGCGCATGAGCTCGACCTGGCCGACCCCGCGCGCGACCAACAAAAGTCCTCCGGCCCCTTTGGCTGGGCGGCGTATCTCACGCTGGCCAGCGCCGAGGGGGGCGCGGCGGCGGGGCAAGCGAAGATCGATCTCAATAGCGACGATCTCAAGAAGTTATACGACGACCTGCTGCGCGCGCTCGATCAGGAAGCGGCGACATTCATCGTGGCCTATCGGCAGTTTGGCCCCTATGCCGGCTCTGCGGCCAACAGTGATGGTCAACCGCTTCCCCCCGATCTTGAGTTGCCGGCCAAGTTTCGGATCGAGTCGGTGCTCGATCTGATTGCCGCTCGGGTGCAGGTGGCGCATCCCAACTTGCCGCCGCTAGTGCTCCCCTCTCCGTTCGCCAATGAGCGCGCCGCCATGCAAGAGTATTTGCCGCGGCTATCCGACCTGACCACGACTGCCGGCGGTCGGGTCGTGGGGCGGATCAACGTGAACGAGGCGCCGCGCGAGGTGCTGATGTGCGTGCCCGGCATTGGCGCCGGCTTGGTGGAAGACATCATCTCCAAGCGCGGTCGCGAGCCAGAGGCGATCAGCGAAGAACGTCGGCATGTGACTTGGCTGCTTACCGAGGGGCTCGTTGATCTGGAACAAATGAAGCAATTAGCCAAGTTTTTGACCGCTGGCGGAGATGTATTTCGAGCGCAAACCATTGGCTATCTTGCAGATGGGCCAATTTGTCGGGCCGAGTTTGTGCTCGATGCTACCGAGGGGCGCGCGCGGCTGGTATCCTGGATAGACCTGGAGCGGCTCGGTCGAGGATACGACTACGAACTGCTAGGGAACAATCTCGCCACGAATTCACGCCCCAACACTCCCACCCCATAACGGCGATCGACTGGCACGCACCGGCCAGTCAGCGCCAACCCAGTCGGAATGGAATCCGCGACGGCTGCCCCGCTGCATGCAGGCGCGAGGCCACACCCCCCCAGGAGCAGGAGAACCACAATGCCGCGATTGCTGGCCATTGAATGGGACCTTCAAGAAGCCCGTTATGTGGTGGCGACGACCGCGCGCGCCAAGCTGGTCGTCGAGCAAGCAGGTTCCATCCCCTTGCCGCAGCCGGAAGATGGCGAACGCTTGAGCGCGGCCGCGCTGGGCGAGGCGATTCGCGACGGCCTGAAAGAGGCGCGGGCCTATCAAGGGCAGGCGCTGTTGGGCGTAAGCCGCTCGAACATCGAGCTGGCGCATTTGAGCTTGCCCCCCCTGTCCGACGACGAACTACCCGACGCCGTGCGCTATCAGGCTCGCAGCGAACTAGCCAGCTACACCGAGGGGGCCTTGCTCGACTATCTGCCGCTGGCCGGCGCGCCGGGCGAGCCGCGCACCGTGCTGGCCGCATCGCTGGGGCGTGAACAGTTTGAACAAATGCAGGCCGTTTGCGCGGCCGCGGGCATTAAGCCAACACGGCTCTTGGTGCGGCCGCACGCCGCTGGCGGGCACCTTTCTCGGCAAATGCGACCGCGCGAGCAGGTTTCGCTGTTGGTCAACACCCTGGGGGAAGACACCGACCTGACGGTGCTGGTCGACGGCCAGGCGCTGCTTTGCCGCACGGTGCGGTTGCCGAAACCGGCCGAAGGCGAATCGCCCGAGACGCCGCTCTTGTCGGAGATTCGGCGGACGATCTTCGCGGTGCAAAACCAGCCGGGTGGCGGACCGGTGACCGCGGTTTACATCAGCGGCGAGCCGCGCGAGCATCGCGAGCTGGTGACCTTGATTCAAGACGAGCTGTCGCTGGCGGCCGAGGTGTTTCAGCCGTTCGATGGGCTCAAACTGGCTGGCGCGCTGGAGCGCGACCTGCCCGCCAATCCGGGCCGCTTCACGGCGCTGTTGGGCATGCTG encodes the following:
- a CDS encoding type II secretion system F family protein yields the protein MPEFAYIARNASGQEITGALTAQSEREVLAHLGERALFPVKVTAGKPARAWTGGKAKRVKPQMLAMTLAQMGDLLASGVPMLRSLDVLSKQASNPVLKEVLSDVRAQVAEGATLDAALARHPLVFTELTVSMVRAGGEGGFLEDVLKRTAGFIEQQEDLKGRVIGAATYPTLLAIAGFTATTVLIVFFVPKFAEMFDRLKQQGELPLATTLLLSLSDLLRAYGLFIVAALVGLGLWARKQLHTDRGRVFWDGLRIKAPVAGKIILNLAVSRFCRVLGTLLQNGVPILRSLEISSDSTGNRVLSAAIQQAGSNISSGQSLAKPLAASGLFPQTVVEMISVAEESNNLENVLVGIADGLDRRTERQLDLMVRLLEPAMLLVMAVVILFVVVALLLPVMQMSAAMG
- the gspG gene encoding type II secretion system major pseudopilin GspG, which translates into the protein MKNRPSQRRGFTLMELLLVMAILVILLGLVAPRFMGTQKKANINAAKSQIGLFKSPLEMYVLDMQSYPTTEQGIISLTEAPGDLENPKQWKGPYLDSEIPKDPWQHDYQYAFPPTHNKEFPDIWSFGPDGEDGTEDDIGNWKEEAEEGGESAT
- a CDS encoding prepilin-type N-terminal cleavage/methylation domain-containing protein translates to MIASAKPARSPRQWLARRAHAARIMAMPRARQGFTLLELMLVLGLIVAIGGLSWPALRGPLANQRLHAAAKQVRVELARARLAAIEAGEAQRFQFVPTGSTYRVGVDRVLLAPADGSQGADDNGPRLTADGSESAPTELAPEAAEPQRWNEFELPEGVKFAELPVEQIAAPTAQPLAPPSVEEELDPTAIGQAWAPPIVFQPDGTTQNAELSLQNERGMRIAVRLRGLTGGAVLGPLELVEDDPLAPTQPAPDEAAAEPAP
- a CDS encoding prepilin-type N-terminal cleavage/methylation domain-containing protein; translation: MNTRRRGFSLIEVLLASAILMGAIVVLGELVRLGNRSARAARDEATAQLLCESKMAEIVAGVEPIAEVAETPLIDSPGWLYSVAALPLGQPGLTSIVVTVRQDLPPERRPVEYRLTRWQFQGRPANATGDPSETDSQMRGLDPLASPPSSPPAPPPMGGLP
- a CDS encoding prepilin-type N-terminal cleavage/methylation domain-containing protein — protein: MIARRGFTLLEVMLAMLLSTALLAGLWTAMSLHLKAFDTGRMEVEQTQLVRALLQKIATDLRRTVPDVPTPATSGGAAPAADPLHPLTATPGGATPLPNGTSPTGVAPAPTATAPITTASSAPASTRASQQPAPMSTPLGTPAGGSATAGAPTMAGSSSVAHGAPQDLASLVGTSRQLRLRVSQPSDAPDLLDVSDGVSETQVRLPDDLTTVFYWLAQGAGEQPATTMAEMPQGDALLQHDGAWLRPPSLENSPNAALAAEGATDEDQWQIWFDRAEMPAEEQRTDPALIMATEVQGLRFRYLADGAWHDAWNSAERGGLPAAVEISLLLRKETSAVESALPITEEPTEEIRPDFRLVVLLPTTPAKAPPASTALPNPAAPTPAVQPATPPAHPLPPVTPPPKLPSRNYREGGL
- a CDS encoding general secretion pathway protein GspK — protein: MNDKVSPARQPRGGFVLVVVLIVIAMLSFGGYAFSELMLAEHKAARLQGESVQARALAQSGVELASAYLSLPAKERQEFGGHLQNPERFQGVLVMGGEAGERVGRVTLIAPPRVEETPPKLRFGLATESSRLNLATLLDWEAAQPGAARAALLNLPAMTEDLADAILDWIDADDAPREFGAESEHYDKLEPAYSPPNRVPATLDELLWVRGVTRALLYGEDRNRNGYVDAHELDLADPARDQQKSSGPFGWAAYLTLASAEGGAAAGQAKIDLNSDDLKKLYDDLLRALDQEAATFIVAYRQFGPYAGSAANSDGQPLPPDLELPAKFRIESVLDLIAARVQVAHPNLPPLVLPSPFANERAAMQEYLPRLSDLTTTAGGRVVGRINVNEAPREVLMCVPGIGAGLVEDIISKRGREPEAISEERRHVTWLLTEGLVDLEQMKQLAKFLTAGGDVFRAQTIGYLADGPICRAEFVLDATEGRARLVSWIDLERLGRGYDYELLGNNLATNSRPNTPTP